A stretch of Apostichopus japonicus isolate 1M-3 chromosome 9, ASM3797524v1, whole genome shotgun sequence DNA encodes these proteins:
- the LOC139973828 gene encoding zonadhesin-like produces MDFENVAGETYYVTYDEFRISDEWGDYYISSLGTFEISDETIPEWCPANEIFSNETCERTCDDPDTCISANSRTESEQCVCVGDYMRQQEQCIHLNQCNCFVADKGGVLMEGDFYVNSRCTRKSTCRNNQIIQASYQCSAHATCAERNGVRKCYCNSNFQGDGETCTHNCFVADIGSVLGVGDFYVNSRCTRKSTCQNNRIVEASYQCSDKATCAERNGIRKCDCNSNYQGDGETCTHNCFVADIGSVLGVSTVHSGYFIMLCS; encoded by the exons ATGGACTTTGAGAACGTTGCTGGAGAAACTTACTATGTAACATACGACGAGtttcgtatctcagatgaatgggggGATTATTATATCTCTAGTTTAGGAACATTCGAAATATCAGATG AAACAATCCCTGAATGGTGTCcagctaatgagatatttagcaatgagacCTGCGAGAGGACTTGTGACGACCCTGATACTTGCATCTCAGCTAACTCTCGCACAGAATCAGAGCAATGTGTTTGCGTCGGTGATTACATGAGACAGCAAGAACAATGCATCCATCTGAACCAatgcaactgcttcgttgctgacaaaggagGTGTATTAatg GAAGGCGATttttacgtcaattcaagatgtacacgaaaatcaacttgccgaaacaaccagattatacaagcgagttaccagtgtagtgctcacgcaacctgtgctgagaggaacggtgtccgtaaatgttactgcaattcAAACTTCCAAGGGGACGGAgagacgtgcacccacaactgcttcgttgctgacataggaagtgtattaggg gttggcgatttttacgtcaattcaagatgtacacgaaaatcaacttgccAAAACAACCGGATTGtagaggcgagttaccagtgtagtgataaagcaacctgtgctgagaggaacggtATCCGTAAATGTGACTGCAAttcaaactaccaaggggacggagagacgtgcacccacaactgcttcgttgctgacataggaagtgtattaggggtcagtacggttcatTCAGGATATTTTATAATGCTTTGTTCTTAA